From one Bacteroides eggerthii genomic stretch:
- the udk gene encoding uridine kinase produces MLIIGIAGGTGSGKTTVVRKIIESLPAGEVVLLPQDSYYKDSSHVPVEERQNINFDHPDAFDWGLLSKHVSMLREGKSIEQPTYSYLTCTRQPETIHIEPREVIIIEGILALCDKKLRGMMDLRIFVDADPDERLIRVIQRDVIERGRTAEAVMERYTRILKPMHLQFIEPCKRYADLIVPEGGNNQVAIDILTMYIKKHL; encoded by the coding sequence ATGTTAATAATAGGAATTGCAGGCGGAACCGGGTCGGGAAAGACCACCGTCGTACGTAAAATCATTGAAAGTCTGCCGGCAGGTGAAGTGGTTCTATTACCTCAGGACTCCTACTACAAAGACAGCAGCCATGTACCCGTAGAAGAACGGCAGAACATTAATTTCGACCACCCGGACGCTTTCGACTGGGGGCTTCTGTCCAAACACGTATCCATGCTGCGCGAAGGTAAGAGCATCGAACAGCCCACTTATTCCTATCTGACTTGCACCCGCCAGCCCGAAACAATCCACATCGAACCGCGGGAAGTCATCATCATTGAAGGCATCCTTGCCCTATGCGACAAAAAGCTGCGCGGCATGATGGATCTTAGAATTTTTGTCGACGCAGATCCCGACGAACGCCTTATTCGTGTCATCCAACGTGATGTCATAGAGCGCGGCCGTACCGCTGAAGCCGTAATGGAGCGTTATACCCGCATCCTGAAGCCGATGCATCTGCAATTCATAGAGCCTTGCAAACGATACGCCGATCTCATCGTGCCGGAGGGCGGAAACAACCAAGTGGCAATTGATATTCTGACGATGTACATCAAAAAGCACTTATAA
- a CDS encoding transglycosylase SLT domain-containing protein, whose protein sequence is MGCRGDRNSAHKQEKSTDLQQIKDSGELVVLTLYSSTSYFIYRGQDMGFQYELSEQFAQSLGVKLKIKVAGSVRDLISKLLAGEGDLIAYNLPITKEWKDSLIYCGEEVITHQVIVQRAGRGIKPLKDVTELIGKDVYVKPGKYYERLVNLDKELGGGIHIHKVSNDSITIEDLIMQVSQGKISYTVADNDIARLNTTYYSNLNIGLSISFDQRASWAVRNDCPQLAEAANKWHKDNMTSPAYTSSMKRYFEISKAIPHSPILSLREGKISHFDHLFKKYAPEIDWDWRLLASLAYTESNFDTTAVSWAGAKGLMQLMPATARAMGMPPGKEQNPEESIKAATKYIAATARSFSAIPPDERINFVLASYNSGIGHVLDAMALAEKYGKNKYVWRDNVENFILLKSNEEYFTDPVCKNGYFRGIETYNFVRDITARFEQYKKKIKS, encoded by the coding sequence ATGGGATGCCGCGGCGATCGTAACTCCGCCCATAAGCAGGAAAAGAGCACCGATTTGCAGCAGATAAAGGACAGTGGTGAACTGGTAGTGCTGACTTTATACAGCTCTACATCCTATTTTATCTATCGCGGGCAGGACATGGGATTTCAATATGAATTGAGTGAGCAGTTTGCCCAAAGCCTCGGTGTCAAATTGAAGATCAAGGTTGCCGGAAGCGTACGCGACCTTATCAGCAAGCTCCTTGCCGGTGAGGGAGATCTCATAGCCTATAACTTACCCATAACGAAAGAGTGGAAAGACAGCCTGATTTATTGCGGCGAGGAAGTGATTACGCATCAAGTCATCGTACAGCGCGCCGGCAGGGGCATCAAACCACTGAAAGACGTAACGGAACTCATTGGCAAAGATGTGTACGTAAAACCCGGAAAGTATTATGAACGGCTTGTCAATTTGGACAAGGAATTGGGAGGAGGCATCCACATTCATAAGGTGAGCAATGACAGCATCACAATAGAAGACCTGATCATGCAAGTCTCGCAGGGTAAGATCTCCTATACCGTAGCAGACAATGATATAGCCCGGCTGAATACCACCTATTATTCCAACCTGAATATCGGGCTGTCCATCAGCTTCGACCAACGGGCTTCGTGGGCTGTACGCAACGATTGCCCGCAACTGGCGGAAGCCGCCAACAAATGGCATAAAGACAACATGACCTCTCCTGCTTACACATCAAGTATGAAACGATATTTTGAAATCAGCAAGGCCATTCCTCATTCTCCTATCCTGTCTCTGCGGGAAGGGAAAATATCACACTTCGACCACCTTTTTAAAAAGTATGCCCCCGAAATAGATTGGGACTGGCGACTGCTGGCCTCTCTGGCCTATACTGAGTCCAACTTCGACACCACAGCTGTTTCATGGGCAGGTGCTAAGGGATTAATGCAACTAATGCCTGCCACAGCCCGCGCCATGGGAATGCCCCCCGGAAAAGAACAAAATCCGGAAGAGAGCATCAAAGCCGCAACCAAATACATTGCCGCCACTGCCAGAAGCTTCTCCGCAATACCTCCAGACGAACGGATCAACTTCGTATTGGCATCCTATAATTCCGGCATCGGACATGTGCTCGACGCCATGGCATTGGCGGAGAAATACGGGAAAAACAAATATGTCTGGCGAGACAATGTAGAAAACTTCATCCTACTGAAAAGCAATGAGGAATACTTCACCGACCCGGTCTGCAAGAACGGTTATTTCCGCGGCATAGAGACGTATAACTTCGTACGGGATATTACGGCAAGATTTGAGCAATATAAGAAAAAGATTAAAAGCTGA
- the metH gene encoding methionine synthase: MSRLEGLVRERILILDGAMGTMIQQYNLTEEDFRGERFAQIPGQLKGNNDILCLTRPDVIRDIHRKYLAVGADIIETNTFSSTSVSMADYHVQDYVREINLAAVKLAREVADEFTALTPDKPRFVAGSVGPTNKTCSMSPDVNNPAFRALTYDELVIAYREQMEAMLEAGVDALLIETIFDTLNAKAAIYAAKQAMNVAGIRVPLMLSVTVSDIAGRTLSGQTLDAFLASVQHADIFSIGLNCSFGARQLKPFLEQLAARAPYYVSAYPNAGLPNSLGTYDQTPAEMAAEIKEYIHEGLVNIVGGCCGTTDEYIAAYSSLIDGVVPRIPVGKPDCLWLSGLELLEVRPENNFVNVGERCNVAGSRKFLRLINEKKYDEALSIARQQVEDGAQVIDINMDDGLLDAEQEMTTFLHLIASEPEIARVPVMIDSSKWDVIVAGLKCVQGKSIVNSISLKEGEETFLEHARTVKEYGAAAIVMAFDERGQADTYERRIEVCERAYRLLVDKVGFNPHDIIFDPNVLAVATGMDEHNNYAVDFIRATGWIRKNLPGAHVSGGVSNLSFSFRGNNYIREAMHAVFLYHAIREGMDMGIVNPATSVLYTDIPADILERIEDVVLNRRADAAERLIETAERLKAEADAAKVSAPNGDSQLSASGSRFQWREGAVEERLKYALTKGVGDYLEEDLAEALNAYPKAVDIIEGPLMAGMNHVGDLFGAGKMFLPQVVKTARTMKKAVAILQPVIESEKQAGAASAGKVLLATVKGDVHDIGKNIVAVVMACNGYEIIDLGVMVPAETIVQRAIEEKADMIGLSGLITPSLDEMVHVAMELEKAGLDIPLLIGGATTSPLHTALKIAPVYHAPVVHLKDASQNASIAARLMNPNQKEELAKNLFTEYQRLREKNQERQVETVSLEEAKANRLKLF, encoded by the coding sequence ATGAGTAGACTTGAAGGTTTGGTGCGTGAGCGCATCCTTATCCTGGACGGTGCTATGGGCACCATGATACAACAGTACAACTTGACGGAAGAAGACTTCCGCGGAGAACGTTTTGCACAAATTCCCGGACAACTGAAAGGTAATAATGACATACTCTGTCTGACACGTCCGGATGTGATACGGGATATTCACCGTAAATATCTTGCGGTAGGTGCAGACATCATCGAAACCAATACCTTCAGTTCTACAAGCGTCAGCATGGCCGATTATCACGTGCAGGACTATGTTCGTGAGATTAATCTTGCCGCTGTGAAACTGGCGCGTGAGGTTGCTGATGAATTCACTGCCTTAACCCCTGATAAACCGCGGTTTGTAGCAGGCTCTGTCGGTCCCACCAATAAGACCTGCTCCATGAGTCCGGATGTCAACAATCCGGCTTTTCGTGCACTGACTTACGACGAACTGGTCATAGCCTATCGCGAACAGATGGAAGCGATGCTCGAAGCCGGTGTAGATGCGTTGCTGATTGAAACCATTTTTGATACGTTGAATGCGAAAGCGGCCATATATGCCGCGAAGCAGGCAATGAATGTTGCCGGTATCCGGGTTCCGTTGATGCTGTCCGTAACGGTGTCCGATATAGCCGGGCGTACTTTGTCCGGACAGACGTTGGATGCATTTCTGGCTTCAGTGCAACATGCGGATATCTTTTCCATAGGGCTCAACTGCTCTTTCGGAGCCCGCCAGTTGAAGCCTTTTCTCGAACAACTTGCCGCCCGCGCACCTTATTATGTCAGTGCCTACCCCAATGCGGGCCTGCCCAACAGTCTTGGTACGTACGATCAGACTCCTGCTGAAATGGCGGCTGAGATTAAAGAATATATCCATGAGGGATTAGTAAATATAGTAGGCGGTTGTTGCGGCACGACCGATGAATATATTGCTGCCTATTCATCTTTAATAGATGGAGTTGTACCACGTATACCGGTTGGTAAGCCCGATTGTCTCTGGCTCTCCGGTCTGGAGCTGTTGGAGGTGAGGCCGGAGAATAATTTTGTCAATGTGGGTGAGCGTTGCAATGTTGCCGGTTCACGTAAGTTTCTGCGCTTAATCAATGAGAAGAAATATGACGAAGCGCTAAGTATTGCCCGCCAGCAGGTGGAAGACGGTGCACAGGTCATTGACATAAATATGGATGACGGACTGCTGGATGCGGAACAGGAAATGACAACCTTCCTTCACCTGATAGCTTCCGAGCCTGAAATCGCTCGTGTTCCCGTAATGATAGACTCCTCCAAATGGGATGTGATAGTTGCAGGACTGAAATGTGTGCAAGGCAAGTCTATTGTCAATTCCATTTCCTTGAAGGAAGGAGAAGAAACGTTTCTTGAGCATGCCCGCACTGTGAAGGAGTATGGTGCTGCTGCAATAGTGATGGCTTTTGACGAACGGGGGCAGGCAGATACTTACGAACGTAGAATCGAGGTATGCGAACGTGCTTATCGTTTGTTGGTGGACAAAGTCGGCTTTAACCCACATGACATCATTTTTGATCCGAATGTGCTTGCAGTGGCTACGGGTATGGACGAGCATAATAATTATGCGGTAGACTTTATTCGCGCCACCGGTTGGATACGTAAGAATCTGCCCGGTGCTCATGTCAGTGGCGGAGTCAGTAACCTATCGTTCTCATTTCGAGGCAATAACTATATTCGTGAAGCGATGCATGCGGTGTTTCTGTATCATGCTATTCGTGAGGGAATGGATATGGGCATTGTGAATCCTGCAACTTCCGTACTTTATACAGATATACCGGCCGATATTTTGGAACGCATAGAAGATGTTGTTCTTAATCGTCGTGCAGATGCTGCGGAGCGATTGATTGAAACGGCCGAAAGGTTGAAAGCGGAAGCGGATGCCGCTAAAGTTTCCGCTCCAAACGGTGACTCTCAGCTTTCGGCTTCCGGTTCCCGGTTCCAATGGCGGGAAGGTGCGGTGGAGGAACGCTTGAAGTATGCTCTGACAAAAGGTGTTGGTGATTATCTGGAAGAAGACCTTGCCGAGGCTTTAAATGCTTATCCGAAAGCTGTGGATATTATTGAAGGCCCGTTGATGGCGGGAATGAATCACGTTGGCGATCTGTTCGGTGCGGGCAAGATGTTTCTTCCACAAGTTGTTAAGACGGCGCGTACTATGAAGAAAGCGGTGGCTATCCTTCAGCCGGTTATTGAATCGGAGAAGCAAGCGGGGGCCGCTTCTGCCGGTAAAGTGCTGCTTGCTACGGTGAAAGGAGATGTACACGATATCGGAAAGAATATTGTTGCCGTAGTGATGGCTTGCAACGGATATGAGATAATCGACCTGGGCGTAATGGTTCCTGCCGAAACGATTGTGCAGCGTGCCATAGAAGAAAAGGCCGATATGATTGGGCTGAGCGGACTCATCACTCCTTCACTGGACGAAATGGTGCACGTTGCCATGGAACTGGAAAAAGCGGGGCTTGACATTCCGTTGTTGATTGGCGGAGCCACTACGTCTCCGTTACATACGGCGTTGAAGATTGCTCCGGTCTATCATGCTCCGGTTGTTCATCTGAAAGATGCTTCGCAGAATGCATCAATAGCAGCCCGCCTGATGAATCCTAATCAAAAGGAAGAATTAGCGAAGAATCTTTTTACCGAATATCAGCGGTTGCGCGAGAAAAATCAGGAGAGGCAGGTCGAGACGGTATCTCTTGAAGAGGCAAAAGCTAATCGATTGAAATTGTTTTAA
- the smpB gene encoding SsrA-binding protein — protein MKQAPVNIKNKRATFDYELVDTYTAGIVLTGTEIKSIRLGKASLVDTFCYFANGELWVKNMHIAEYFYGSYNNHNARRERKLLLTKKELDKLQRGSKDPGFTMIPVRLFINEKGLAKVVVALAKGKKQYDKREALKEKDDKRDMARMFKR, from the coding sequence ATGAAACAAGCTCCTGTAAATATTAAAAATAAGCGTGCCACATTCGATTATGAATTGGTAGATACCTATACTGCGGGCATTGTGCTCACCGGTACGGAGATCAAGTCCATCCGTTTGGGAAAAGCAAGTCTGGTGGACACGTTCTGCTACTTTGCCAATGGTGAACTGTGGGTGAAGAACATGCATATTGCCGAGTATTTTTATGGCTCGTACAATAACCATAATGCACGCAGGGAGCGTAAACTTCTGTTGACTAAAAAAGAGCTGGATAAGCTGCAGCGCGGTTCGAAAGATCCCGGATTCACGATGATTCCCGTCCGTCTGTTCATCAATGAAAAAGGGCTGGCAAAGGTAGTGGTCGCTTTGGCAAAGGGTAAAAAGCAATATGACAAGCGTGAGGCTTTGAAAGAAAAAGATGATAAGCGCGATATGGCGCGTATGTTCAAGAGGTGA
- a CDS encoding Yip1 family protein, which produces MQMISSPARAWEEIRLEEDRRKVFTAFVYPMIGLCGLSVFIGSLIAKGWGGPQSFQYAMTQCCAVAVSLFGGYFLAAYLINGLRVRMFAMDNDIPLTQQFAGYALVVPFLLKIIIGILPDFSIIALLLQFYIVYVVWEGSAILMKIAEKDRLRFTILSSILLIACPAVIEFIFNKLTVVLN; this is translated from the coding sequence ATGCAGATGATTTCCTCTCCGGCACGTGCCTGGGAGGAAATTCGTTTGGAAGAGGATAGACGAAAGGTGTTTACAGCTTTTGTCTATCCTATGATTGGTTTATGCGGGCTGTCGGTCTTTATCGGTTCTTTGATAGCGAAAGGGTGGGGTGGTCCGCAAAGCTTTCAATATGCCATGACGCAATGCTGTGCTGTGGCGGTGTCTTTGTTTGGAGGATATTTTCTGGCAGCCTATCTCATCAATGGGTTGCGTGTCCGTATGTTTGCTATGGACAACGATATTCCTTTGACGCAACAGTTTGCCGGCTATGCGCTGGTAGTGCCTTTTTTGCTGAAAATTATTATCGGTATATTGCCTGATTTCAGCATAATAGCTCTGTTGCTTCAATTCTATATCGTATATGTAGTGTGGGAAGGAAGTGCTATTTTGATGAAAATAGCGGAAAAAGACCGTTTGAGGTTCACCATTCTTTCTTCTATTTTGTTAATAGCTTGTCCGGCAGTGATAGAATTCATATTCAATAAGCTGACGGTAGTGCTGAACTGA
- a CDS encoding DMP19 family protein, whose product MVEVADSALQQAAGEGMDAFIQVFTDAYKELTGGELTAETMPLLTGEQHSLLAYQIFRDELMEGGFCQLIQNGYGGYIFANPFAKVMRLWGVGDLSKLVYAAKKIYDAHREDLERERTDDEFMAMYEQYEVFDALEDEFLEKEEEYTALVASYVDEHLDLFAKIIK is encoded by the coding sequence ATGGTAGAAGTGGCGGATAGTGCTTTGCAGCAAGCTGCAGGTGAGGGAATGGATGCTTTCATCCAAGTATTTACGGACGCATATAAAGAGTTGACGGGTGGCGAGCTGACTGCTGAAACAATGCCTTTGCTCACCGGTGAACAACATTCGTTGTTGGCGTATCAGATATTTCGTGACGAACTCATGGAAGGTGGCTTTTGCCAGTTGATACAGAATGGATATGGCGGTTACATCTTTGCCAATCCGTTTGCCAAAGTGATGCGTTTGTGGGGAGTGGGTGATTTAAGCAAACTGGTGTATGCCGCCAAGAAGATATATGACGCCCATCGTGAAGACTTGGAACGTGAGCGTACTGATGATGAATTTATGGCTATGTACGAGCAGTATGAGGTGTTTGATGCACTGGAGGATGAGTTTTTGGAAAAAGAGGAGGAATATACAGCGTTGGTTGCCAGTTATGTAGATGAACATTTAGACTTATTTGCAAAAATAATAAAGTAA